A single genomic interval of Eurosta solidaginis isolate ZX-2024a chromosome 3, ASM4086904v1, whole genome shotgun sequence harbors:
- the LOC137247317 gene encoding soluble calcium-activated nucleotidase 1-like, translated as MYTRDWRSALRTPPTYRIGNRTLRFNYHFGLLACCVILLCFLFAYVRTGSQSSSDIAWRKSSSSSTRSTAAVSITRNPDYLAYDKKYPLTPPIEVHSSELTYRMGIVADLDRSSKVVGKDGSTVWRSYLKKGYLTYRKSKLEITVKGNSGDPVKLESAFLLKGRGMELSELVTFNGKLRTIDDHTGGILVSISKEMTPRIQRPHMDIQVSKFIPNTDDKIIVAIKSEEVEGKTTTFINAFDIEGHTILPEQRIDTDSKYEGFEFI; from the exons ATGTATACACGCGATTGGCGTTCAGCGTTACGTACGCCACCAACTTATCGAATAGGAAATCGAACATTACGTTTCAATTATCATTTCGGGCTGCTCGCGTGCTGTGTTATTCTGTTATGCTTTCTATTTGCTTATGTGCGCACAGGTTCACAATCTTCCTCAGATATAGCATGGCGTAAAAGTTCTAGCAGTTCAACACGTAGTACCGCTGCTGTCAGTATAACCAGAAATCCTGATTACTTAGCTTACGATAAGAAATATCCACTTACGCCACCCATAGAGGTACACTCCAGTGAGTTGACATATCGTATGGGTATAGTAGCTGATTTGGATAGAAGCTCAAAAGTTGTAGGGAAAGATGGTAGCACAGTATGGCGCAGCTATTTAAAGAAGGGATATTTGACATATCGCAAGTCAAAACTAGAAATCACTGTCAAAGGGAATAGTGGCGATCCTGTTAAATTAGAATCTGCATTTTTGCTCAAAGGACGTGGTATGGAGTTATCAGAACTCGTAACATTCAATGGAAAACTGCGTACCATCGATGATCACACAGGTGGTATTTTGGTCAGCATATCAAAGGAAATG ACGCCACGAATACAGCGCCCACACATGGATATTCAAGTTTCAAAATTCATACCCAATACTGATGACAAAATAATAGTTGCTATAAAAAGTGAGGAAGTAGAGGGTAAAACTACAACATTCATAAACGCTTTCGATATTGAGGGACACACAATATTACCAGAGCAACGTATTGATACAGATTCAAAATatgaaggctttgaatttatataG